The segment ATATGAAAATTCACTCGCACAacttattaaaatatgaatggTTTGAACGAGTAATCAAACTATGAGCTCATTTTACTAACACCAGCGACACCCATAATTTTAACCGAATActtaaattgaaacaaaaccCAAATATAAGGATCTCTCGAGCAATGTCGcctaaattaaaagttaaaattatggGGTGCAAGCTCAATGATTTTGGGCATGTAGTTGTGAGATATTAAAAGTGGAAATTGTGTGGtttggaaaaaatataataaaataaaaagaagtggTTTCTTTTGCTTCCTTTTGCTTTATAAACGAAAATTTTGGCCCCTTGTTGTCTCCGTCGCGGTTACAAATATCATatctgaaaataattttatttgtattaaatatttatatattatattaaagaatggATATATATTCAACAttaattataaatgaataagtaatATGTACttttccttaaaattataatgcttagaattatattatttaatttgttataaaatCGAGGGgtattaaaaaggaaattccACTACAAGAGAGGTGCTGTTTCGGCTAAAGAATTGCTTACTTTACTGGGAGGCTTTTCAGAAACTCAAAGaacaaaacaatattttattgaaatattgtaaaaataaaaaatcaataaagcTAGTGATTACTATTAAAGATTGTGTTCAGTGATAAAACTCTATACgtctataattaaaaattttaaatttgaaatcttaAATGAATCATCTTTGATATGACcactttattaaatataaagaaaaaaaagaaaaaattatttttattataaatttaaattgatcGTACCTTAAAACAAAACAccgaatataaaaaaaaaaaggaggtaAGATTGATCCGACCATTATGAGCccaccataataataataaaaagatacaGTACTACATATTTTTCTTGTGAGAGTTTCTTAGTTTGTAAGGAAGAAGGTAGGTGACCAATAATATATGAATACCTAGACATAAGTTTTCTCGTACGGAGAAAGACAAACGAGATTTGCTATATACATCGTACACAAGCTAATTCACTTAgatataatgtaattaaaataaattatatctaaatttgATTATATCTATGAGGACACTAAGATatgataaaatacataatattttatctaAGTAATTAGTTCGTTAACTAATAAGGTTTATGTAACTTCTACTTCTACtctattcaaaattattattagcaTTATTCCAAACACACTGTGAATTGTTATAACCACTTGTACTAAACACAGAGACAGTGGAATAATTGGAAAtttgaagggaaaaaaataCTGTTACATAACGTAAACTGTCTCTTAATCgataaaacaaaagaagaagaagaatattgaAAGTTATAAATAGTTGCCAGAAGTGACTAACATGACTATTAAAACACATGTGCAAGTGTGCATActttatttgacaaataaaagtcTTAActacataaaattattaataatctAAAAGAAGATGcactcacaaataaaataaatttattctcATGAATTCAGTCACGTAgcttggaaaaaaatatattggtctcagccaaaaaaaaaaaaaaaggtgaaaacgACAAGCATCTATTTCAaccattaacaaaaataaaaaataaaaaatacacacttgtatagcctatatatatatatatactcctACGTTACTCCTAAAATCCCCagaatttcaaaaacaaaatcatttcCTTAATAAAACTCATTTGTATAAACATGGAATCTTTAAATTTCCCCAACATCAAATCAGAGAAAGCAAATGCGATGATAAGGTACAAAAAACGTCAAAGAGTGACCATGTTTTTTCGATTCATCGAATTCTGCATTTTTTTCCTAGTAATCTCGAGATTTTCCACTCAATTACCACTCAATTATTTCAAGACCCTCATTACTCCTCGATTCGTCTTTGTCCTTGTAAACGCCATTGTTATCATCCTCTTCTTCAAATCAGGAAATTCATCCGCTAAAAATAGTTCCACGGACAGCGTTAAATTCGATTTATATGATGAGTACACACAAAAATATTCGATTTATTATGAACAGAGTATTGCCGTAAAAGAGGCTAATTGTGATCAACAGAGCATTGTAGCAGAAAGGCGATTAGAGAAGAGAATTCATCGTAGTCATTCGGAAAACACTTTATGTTTGGCTCACGATGagaaaaaaactagaaaaagaaTGAACAGGTCAGCTACAATTGGATGCTTGAAAAATATAGATACTGAGAGTGTAAAACCAGCGATGACgacaaaatcatattcatatCCAGAGGATGGGATGAGCAATGGCGAATTTAGGAAAACAATTGAGGCCTTTATTGCAAGACAACAAAGATTATTGAAGGAAGAAGAGTTAATATCTTGAAAAAATTAACTATAGTGatcggaaaaaaaaattagttaagaaAATTTATAGCTATTTcaatttaactatttaaaaaaagtgacaAAAATAAGTTTGTGCATAGTGAAAAGTTAACTTGCATAAAATCAGGACCTAATtgcttatatatatttaaatttggtacattatcaaattttggcgccttTAGATATACGCTTAGGTGTAATTTATTCTATATGTCACCATATTTAAGTGAATTTAAATGGACGGATTAGGTTAAAAATGGGGGATATTGAAATGGTTTGAAATAAAAGTTGAGTTGGGTCTTGATCAGTCCAAATTTACTTTGGGCTAAAATGAGCCCAATTTTATTCGGTTAATCTCAATTATTTAACgtattgatatttaacttttataatcacaatttgaatttcaactcaattttttaaaagaaaaagtaacaaATTGATAGATAAACCCTAAAAGATGTTAAAgagataataattcataccttaaatataggaacatatcttaataaaaagttctaaaacggattgaaattggagattgaattgAATTCAATTGAGGATTCTCTTCAAATGTGTTATGCTTGAATGGATTGAGATAGAaccaaattcaaattatcttgacaCCAACTCTTGAAATTCTGGCGATTGGGTGGGTTACGTATATTTGAGTTCATTTTTGACATCCCTAGTAGTATGTATCTAGTGTAATTCGcatgtatatgaaatatatactaGTCTCATTCACCTTTCTTCTcaatctcgctcacctctctttCAGTTCATGAGTGTCTGGTAGCAAAAATgcatatattaaaatgtaatttGCTCAATATATGATAGAGAACTCTTAATTAGTGAGCTacgtaatattttaaaactaataacaatatttattttagtgaaataagtccaattatataaaatttcctATATTTAATCCCCAtgatttttatacttttaatattGAGAAGATAATTACTAATCAAATCTAAAAAATCAAAAGGTGAAATTATAGAGACAAGTTCAATGATTTTGGCCGTGTAATAGTCTTGAGATGTTAAAAGTGGGAGTTGTGTGGTTtcttttatgagaaaaaaaaaaaagaagtggtTTCTATTGCTTCCTTTTGCTTTATAACGAAAATGCTGCCCCTTTTGACGGTCTCAAATATCATACCGAAAAGTTTTTTCGTTTGAACTATTGtttttgagttttaatatttaaaattattttatctggCTCAATTTATCtgaatttgatataaatttaagGGGGAAGTGAAGGCTTTGTTAAAattgatagtgttgttgattCAAGAATTGCTAACTTTATTGGGAAAACATTTGCCGAACTCAAAGGACAAAGCAGTCTTAATTgaattgttataatttataatataaacataaaaattagtcCGACCGGTAACGATTTGGGTATATTGTAAATGTTGTTAGTGTATCTTTATTAAAGATTTTGGATCTTAGct is part of the Solanum lycopersicum chromosome 1, SLM_r2.1 genome and harbors:
- the LOC104645423 gene encoding uncharacterized protein codes for the protein MESLNFPNIKSEKANAMIRYKKRQRVTMFFRFIEFCIFFLVISRFSTQLPLNYFKTLITPRFVFVLVNAIVIILFFKSGNSSAKNSSTDSVKFDLYDEYTQKYSIYYEQSIAVKEANCDQQSIVAERRLEKRIHRSHSENTLCLAHDEKKTRKRMNRSATIGCLKNIDTESVKPAMTTKSYSYPEDGMSNGEFRKTIEAFIARQQRLLKEEELIS